From Streptomyces chrestomyceticus JCM 4735, one genomic window encodes:
- the typA gene encoding translational GTPase TypA — MPTRHDIRNVAIVAHVDHGKTTLVDAMLKQAGSFAAHAAESLDDRMMDSNDLEREKGITILAKNTAVKYHPKDGGDVITINIIDTPGHADFGGEVERGLSMVDAVVLLVDASEGPLPQTRFVLRKALDAKMPVILCINKTDRPDSRIAEVIDETYDLFLDLDADEDQIEFPIVYACARDGVASLTKPEDGTVPQDSTNLEPFFSTLLEAVPAPEYDESAPLQAHVTNLDADNFLGRIALLRVEQGELRKGQTVAWMKRDGSVQNVRITELMMTEALTRKPAEVAGPGDICAVAGIPDIMIGETLADPENPVALPLITVDEPAISMTIGTNTSPLVGRGGTGKGADAKAATKDRKVTARQVKDRLDRELIGNVSLRVLDTERPDAWEVQGRGELALAILVEQMRREGFEMTIGKPQVVTKEVDGKTYEPVERMTIDVPEEHMGAVTQLMGVRKGRMDNMSNHGSGWVRMEFVVPSRGLIGFRTEFLTNTRGTGIAHSIHEGHEPWFGTLTTRNNGSLVADRAGAVTAFAMTNLQERGVLFVEPGTEVYEGMIVGENSRSDDMDVNITKEKKLTNMRSSSADSFEAIVPPRKLSLEQSLEFCRDDECVEVTPEAVRIRKVVLDQKERGRTASRAKR; from the coding sequence ATGCCCACGCGCCACGACATTCGTAACGTCGCCATCGTCGCCCACGTCGACCACGGCAAGACGACCCTCGTCGACGCCATGCTCAAGCAGGCCGGCTCCTTCGCCGCGCACGCTGCCGAGTCCCTCGACGACCGCATGATGGACTCGAACGACCTGGAGCGTGAGAAGGGCATCACGATCCTGGCCAAGAACACGGCGGTGAAGTACCACCCCAAGGATGGCGGCGACGTCATCACCATCAACATCATCGACACCCCCGGCCACGCCGACTTCGGCGGCGAGGTCGAGCGCGGCCTGTCGATGGTGGACGCGGTCGTGCTGCTGGTGGATGCCTCCGAGGGCCCGCTGCCGCAGACCCGCTTCGTGCTGCGCAAGGCGCTGGACGCGAAGATGCCGGTCATCCTGTGCATCAACAAGACGGACCGCCCGGACTCCCGGATCGCCGAGGTCATCGACGAGACCTACGACCTGTTCCTGGACCTGGACGCGGACGAGGACCAGATCGAGTTCCCGATCGTCTACGCCTGCGCCCGTGACGGTGTCGCCTCGCTGACCAAGCCGGAGGACGGCACGGTCCCGCAGGACAGCACCAACCTGGAGCCGTTCTTCAGCACCTTGCTGGAGGCCGTCCCGGCCCCCGAGTACGACGAGTCGGCGCCGCTGCAGGCCCACGTCACCAACCTCGACGCGGACAACTTCCTCGGCCGTATCGCGCTGCTCCGCGTCGAGCAGGGCGAGCTGCGCAAGGGCCAGACCGTCGCGTGGATGAAGCGCGACGGGTCGGTCCAGAACGTGCGCATCACCGAGCTGATGATGACCGAGGCGCTCACCCGCAAGCCCGCCGAGGTGGCCGGCCCCGGCGACATCTGCGCCGTCGCGGGTATCCCCGACATCATGATCGGCGAGACGCTGGCCGACCCGGAGAACCCGGTCGCGCTGCCGCTGATCACGGTCGACGAGCCCGCGATCTCGATGACCATCGGCACCAACACCTCGCCGCTGGTCGGCCGCGGCGGTACCGGCAAGGGCGCGGACGCCAAGGCGGCGACCAAGGACCGCAAGGTCACCGCCCGCCAGGTCAAGGACCGTCTGGACCGCGAGCTGATCGGTAACGTCTCGCTGCGCGTGCTGGACACCGAGCGCCCCGACGCCTGGGAGGTGCAGGGCCGCGGTGAGCTGGCGCTGGCCATCCTGGTCGAGCAGATGCGCCGCGAGGGCTTCGAGATGACCATCGGCAAGCCGCAGGTGGTCACCAAGGAGGTCGACGGCAAGACCTACGAGCCCGTCGAGCGCATGACCATCGACGTGCCCGAGGAGCACATGGGCGCCGTCACCCAGCTCATGGGTGTCCGCAAGGGCCGGATGGACAACATGTCCAACCACGGCTCGGGCTGGGTCCGCATGGAGTTCGTCGTGCCGTCCCGCGGCCTGATCGGCTTCCGTACGGAGTTCCTGACCAACACCCGCGGCACCGGTATCGCGCACTCCATCCACGAGGGCCACGAGCCCTGGTTCGGCACGCTGACGACCCGCAACAACGGTTCGCTGGTCGCCGACCGGGCCGGCGCGGTCACCGCCTTCGCGATGACCAACCTCCAGGAGCGCGGTGTGCTCTTCGTGGAGCCGGGCACCGAGGTGTACGAGGGCATGATCGTCGGCGAGAACTCGCGCTCCGACGACATGGACGTGAACATCACCAAGGAGAAGAAGCTCACCAACATGCGCTCCTCCTCCGCCGACTCCTTCGAGGCGATCGTGCCGCCGCGCAAGCTCTCCCTGGAGCAGTCGCTGGAGTTCTGCCGCGACGACGAGTGCGTCGAGGTGACCCCCGAGGCGGTCCGTATCCGCAAGGTCGTCCTGGACCAGAAGGAGCGCGGCCGCACCGCTTCGCGCGCGAAGCGCTAA
- a CDS encoding ABC transporter permease → MGRYVARRLLQMIPVFIGTTLLIFLMVYSLPGDPIKALFGDKAADPATVARLRHQFGLDQPLLTQYWNYLTGLFKGDFGQSFTGRPVADLIGEAFPVTIRLALYAFAIEVVIGVALGMLTGLKRGKFIDQLVLVLTLVVISVPVFVLGFLAQFFLGLKWQLITPTVQDSMNLGQLTVPAIVLGALSLAYVTRLTRTTVAENLRADYMRTALAKGLPKSRRLGVHLMRNSLIPVVTFLGTDLGMLMGGAIVTEGIFNVQGIGNTLYRAIQTSEGPTVVGIVTVLVLIYLVSSLVVDLLYAVLDPRIRYA, encoded by the coding sequence ATGGGGCGTTATGTCGCGAGGCGACTGCTCCAGATGATCCCGGTTTTCATCGGGACCACTCTGCTCATTTTCCTGATGGTGTATTCGCTGCCGGGCGACCCCATCAAGGCGCTTTTCGGTGACAAGGCCGCCGACCCGGCCACCGTCGCCAGACTTCGGCACCAGTTCGGGCTGGACCAGCCCCTGCTGACCCAGTACTGGAACTACCTGACCGGCCTGTTCAAGGGCGACTTCGGACAGAGCTTCACCGGCCGCCCGGTCGCCGACCTGATCGGTGAGGCCTTCCCGGTGACCATCCGGCTGGCGCTCTACGCCTTCGCCATCGAGGTCGTCATCGGTGTCGCGCTCGGCATGCTCACCGGCCTCAAGCGCGGCAAGTTCATCGACCAACTGGTCCTGGTGCTCACCCTCGTCGTGATCTCGGTTCCGGTGTTCGTGCTCGGCTTCCTCGCCCAGTTCTTCCTGGGGCTGAAGTGGCAGCTGATCACACCGACGGTGCAGGACTCCATGAATCTGGGGCAACTGACCGTACCGGCGATCGTGCTCGGCGCCCTGTCGCTCGCGTACGTCACCCGGCTCACCCGTACCACCGTCGCGGAGAACCTGCGCGCCGACTACATGCGCACCGCGCTCGCCAAGGGCCTGCCCAAGAGCCGGCGCCTGGGCGTGCACCTGATGCGCAACTCCCTGATCCCCGTGGTCACCTTCCTCGGCACCGACCTCGGCATGCTGATGGGCGGCGCCATCGTCACCGAGGGCATCTTCAACGTCCAGGGCATCGGCAACACGCTGTACCGGGCGATCCAGACCAGTGAAGGCCCCACCGTGGTCGGCATCGTGACGGTGCTCGTCCTCATCTACCTCGTGAGCAGCCTGGTCGTGGACCTGCTGTACGCCGTTCTGGACCCGAGGATCCGCTATGCCTGA
- a CDS encoding ATP-binding protein has protein sequence MSTPSDTWSYGLFIPHDPRAVGVVRAALRHILDGAGLNCLTETAELMVSELVTNSYQYAKTDAYVSVDRSPFDLTIAVWDTGPGVPARQSAGTDEEYGRGLGIVAACADSWGVRDCPNGKAVWFTVTPKGDRS, from the coding sequence ATGAGCACGCCCAGCGACACCTGGTCCTACGGCCTGTTCATTCCGCATGACCCCCGGGCGGTCGGTGTCGTCAGAGCCGCGCTGCGGCACATCCTGGACGGGGCCGGGCTGAACTGTCTGACGGAGACGGCGGAGCTGATGGTCTCGGAGCTGGTGACCAACTCGTACCAGTACGCGAAGACCGACGCGTACGTGAGCGTGGACCGCTCACCGTTCGATCTCACGATCGCCGTGTGGGACACCGGTCCGGGCGTGCCGGCGCGGCAGAGCGCCGGGACCGACGAGGAGTACGGGCGCGGGCTCGGGATCGTGGCCGCCTGCGCCGACAGTTGGGGCGTGCGGGACTGTCCGAACGGCAAGGCCGTGTGGTTCACCGTGACGCCGAAAGGGGACCGCAGCTAG
- a CDS encoding ABC transporter ATP-binding protein, producing the protein MTTISKTADAPERGADAKDSGPLLDVRDLHVEFHTRDGVVKAVNGVNYNVSAGETLAVLGESGSGKSVTAQAVMGILDMPPARIPQGEILFRGQDMLKMTPEERRRTRGAKIAMIFQDALSSLNPVLTVGYQLGEMFRVHQGMSKKDAKAKAIELMDRVKIPAAAARVSDYPHQFSGGMRQRIMIAMALALEPDLIIADEPTTALDVTVQAQVMDLLADLQREYNMGLILITHDLGVVADVADKIAVMYAGRIVEHAPVHELYKNPAHPYTRGLLDSIPRLDQKGQELYAIKGLPPNLLNIPTGCAFNPRCPKAQDICRTEVPPLHSVSDGRGSACHFWEETING; encoded by the coding sequence GTGACCACGATCTCCAAGACAGCGGACGCCCCCGAGCGGGGGGCGGACGCGAAGGACAGCGGTCCGCTGCTCGACGTCCGTGACCTGCACGTCGAGTTCCACACCCGGGACGGCGTCGTCAAGGCCGTCAACGGCGTCAACTACAACGTCAGCGCCGGCGAGACGCTCGCCGTGCTCGGCGAGTCCGGCTCCGGCAAGTCCGTCACCGCGCAGGCCGTGATGGGCATCCTGGACATGCCGCCGGCGCGGATCCCGCAGGGCGAGATCCTCTTCCGCGGCCAGGACATGCTGAAGATGACGCCCGAGGAGCGCCGCCGGACCCGCGGCGCGAAGATCGCCATGATCTTCCAGGATGCGCTCTCGTCGCTGAACCCGGTGCTCACCGTCGGCTACCAGCTCGGCGAGATGTTCCGGGTCCACCAGGGCATGTCCAAGAAGGACGCCAAGGCCAAGGCCATCGAGCTGATGGACCGGGTGAAGATCCCGGCCGCGGCGGCCCGGGTCTCGGACTACCCGCACCAGTTCTCCGGCGGTATGCGCCAGCGCATCATGATCGCGATGGCGCTGGCCCTGGAGCCGGACCTGATCATCGCGGACGAGCCGACCACGGCCCTCGACGTGACGGTCCAGGCGCAGGTCATGGACCTGCTCGCGGACCTCCAGCGCGAGTACAACATGGGCCTGATCCTGATCACCCACGACCTGGGGGTGGTCGCCGACGTCGCCGACAAGATCGCGGTGATGTACGCGGGCCGGATCGTCGAGCACGCTCCCGTGCACGAGCTGTACAAGAACCCCGCGCACCCGTACACGCGCGGCCTGCTCGACTCCATCCCGCGCCTGGACCAGAAGGGCCAGGAGCTGTACGCGATCAAGGGCCTGCCGCCCAACCTGCTGAACATCCCCACGGGTTGCGCGTTCAACCCGCGCTGCCCCAAGGCGCAGGACATCTGCCGTACCGAGGTGCCGCCGCTGCACAGCGTCAGCGACGGCCGCGGCAGCGCGTGCCACTTCTGGGAGGAGACGATCAATGGCTGA
- a CDS encoding helix-turn-helix domain-containing protein, translated as MGLRANPTYRQRRFGAEIRKLRERAKLSVGESAALMGMHQSHISNVESGRTSLSAERLRRLADEAGELATGYVEALTDLGQQSGKGWWSLYRNSVRAPLLDFAELEAGAESIACYEPLFVPGLLQTRAYATAVHRGGYVEVPRSAESAAVDFRLERQRVLTAEGAPRLHAVVHEAALRVTLGGRGLMRDQLRRLLDACRLPNVTLQVLPFDGPVPFGTPFTVLMPPVRELSTVVVPHVGDSLYLGEVDAVHRYTRTFAKLTEAALPPESRQSKDTVRLIERLLYPLL; from the coding sequence ATGGGCCTGCGTGCCAATCCCACGTACCGTCAGCGGCGCTTCGGGGCGGAAATCCGGAAGCTGCGCGAGCGCGCGAAGCTGTCGGTGGGGGAGAGCGCTGCCCTGATGGGGATGCACCAATCGCACATCAGTAACGTCGAGAGCGGCCGTACGAGCCTGTCCGCCGAGCGGCTGCGCCGGCTCGCCGACGAGGCGGGGGAGCTCGCCACCGGGTACGTGGAAGCGCTGACCGACCTCGGGCAGCAGTCCGGGAAGGGGTGGTGGAGTCTGTACCGCAACAGCGTCCGGGCCCCGCTGCTGGACTTCGCCGAGCTGGAGGCGGGGGCCGAGTCCATCGCCTGCTACGAACCGCTGTTCGTCCCCGGCCTGCTGCAGACCAGGGCGTACGCCACGGCCGTGCACCGCGGCGGATACGTGGAGGTGCCGCGCAGTGCGGAGTCGGCCGCCGTGGATTTCCGGCTGGAGCGGCAGCGGGTCCTCACGGCGGAGGGAGCGCCGCGGCTGCACGCGGTCGTCCACGAGGCGGCGCTGCGCGTCACGCTCGGTGGCCGCGGGCTCATGCGTGACCAGTTGCGGCGGCTGCTCGACGCGTGCCGCCTGCCGAATGTGACGCTCCAAGTACTGCCGTTCGACGGGCCGGTGCCCTTCGGCACGCCCTTCACCGTGTTGATGCCGCCGGTACGGGAACTGTCGACGGTGGTGGTTCCGCACGTCGGGGATTCCCTGTACCTGGGGGAAGTTGACGCTGTCCACCGGTACACACGTACGTTCGCTAAGCTGACGGAGGCGGCGCTTCCGCCCGAGTCGCGGCAGTCCAAGGACACGGTCAGGCTCATCGAGCGACTCCTGTACCCCCTGCTCTAG
- a CDS encoding ABC transporter ATP-binding protein — MAEPKKDAAREPILEVRNLVKHFPLTQGILFKKQVGAVKAVDGISFELYQGETLGIVGESGCGKSTVAKLLMNLERATSGEVFYKGEDISKLSGRALKAVRRNIQMVFQDPYTSLNPRMTVGDIIGEPYEIHPEAAPKGDRRKKVQDLLDVVGLNPEYINRYPHQFSGGQRQRIGIARGLALNPEIIICDEPVSALDVSVQAQVINLMEKLQDEFNLSYLFIAHDLSIVRHISDRVGVMYLGKMAEIGTDEQIYDHPTHPYTQALLSAVPVPDPEARAGRERIILTGDVPSPANPPSGCRFRTRCWKAQDKCAEEVPLLAVPERFATTGGLAAHDSACHFAEEKDVVGAA; from the coding sequence ATGGCTGAGCCGAAGAAGGACGCGGCGCGCGAGCCCATCCTCGAAGTCCGCAACCTGGTCAAGCACTTCCCGCTCACCCAGGGCATCCTGTTCAAGAAGCAGGTCGGCGCGGTCAAGGCCGTCGACGGCATCTCCTTCGAGCTGTACCAGGGCGAGACCCTCGGCATCGTCGGCGAGTCCGGCTGCGGCAAGTCCACGGTCGCCAAGCTGCTGATGAACCTGGAGCGGGCGACGTCCGGTGAGGTGTTCTACAAGGGTGAGGACATCTCCAAGCTGTCGGGGCGCGCGCTGAAGGCGGTGCGCCGCAACATCCAGATGGTGTTCCAGGACCCGTACACGTCGCTGAACCCGCGGATGACGGTCGGCGACATCATCGGCGAGCCGTACGAGATCCACCCGGAGGCAGCCCCGAAGGGTGACCGCCGCAAGAAGGTCCAGGACCTGCTGGACGTCGTCGGCCTCAACCCGGAGTACATCAACCGCTATCCGCACCAGTTCTCGGGCGGCCAGCGCCAGCGCATCGGCATCGCCCGCGGCCTGGCCCTCAACCCCGAGATCATCATCTGCGACGAGCCCGTCTCGGCGCTGGACGTGTCGGTCCAGGCGCAGGTCATCAACCTGATGGAGAAGCTCCAGGACGAGTTCAACCTCTCCTACCTCTTCATCGCCCACGACCTGTCCATCGTCCGGCACATCTCCGACCGGGTCGGGGTGATGTACCTCGGCAAGATGGCGGAGATCGGCACCGACGAGCAGATCTACGACCACCCGACCCACCCGTACACCCAGGCCCTGCTCTCCGCCGTCCCCGTACCGGACCCGGAGGCGCGGGCCGGCCGGGAGCGGATCATCCTCACCGGCGACGTGCCGTCCCCGGCGAACCCGCCGTCCGGCTGCCGCTTCCGCACCCGCTGCTGGAAGGCGCAGGACAAGTGCGCCGAGGAGGTGCCGCTGCTCGCCGTCCCGGAGCGCTTCGCCACCACCGGCGGCCTGGCGGCGCACGACTCGGCCTGCCACTTCGCGGAGGAGAAGGACGTGGTCGGCGCGGCCTGA
- a CDS encoding peptide ABC transporter substrate-binding protein, translating to MRGAKSATWVAGAIAVALTATACGGGSGSGNNAAVDPNGTYTYYSTEPQHELIPTNSNEVGGGYIIKNLFRGLVDFDAKGKLRYQNAESVESTDNQHFTVKLKKGWKFHNGEPVTASSFVDAWNWGANAKNAQLNSSWFEFIKGYEDVHPKEGDPETDKMSGLKVVNDNEFTIELSKPVSTFKERLFYDAFFPLPKAFFKDTKAFGEHPIGNGPYQQDGNWEHKVQFKTKKFAGYQGVDKPKNGGVIFKFYNTDDSAYNDLVSDKVDIMYKVPNSATSKFKSDLGERAVNEPYGGQTTIAFPMYDKEWGKPEKAKVRQGLSMAIDRDTIVKTVLKDAYDAADGWVPTVVEGYKKDACGEFCKFNPTKAKQLIKEGGGVPGNKMTITFNNDGGHRDWAEAVCNDIKQNTGVNCAAQPRPTFQQVRNEITGKKMDSAFRMAWVQDFPNISNFISEQYRTGAGANDMGFSDPELDKLMDQANSAKTIEESNKLYGEAEKKLTEKMPSIPLFFDHTLGGYSNNVQNVKFDTYRQAIWTDVEVKKK from the coding sequence ATGCGCGGTGCCAAGAGCGCCACCTGGGTCGCAGGTGCGATAGCCGTGGCCCTTACCGCCACGGCGTGCGGCGGCGGCAGTGGTAGTGGCAACAACGCGGCCGTTGACCCCAACGGCACGTACACCTACTACAGCACCGAGCCGCAGCACGAGCTGATCCCGACCAACTCCAACGAGGTCGGCGGCGGCTACATCATCAAGAACCTCTTCCGGGGTCTCGTCGACTTCGACGCCAAGGGTAAGCTGCGTTACCAGAATGCCGAGAGCGTCGAGTCCACGGACAACCAGCACTTCACGGTGAAGCTGAAGAAGGGCTGGAAGTTCCACAACGGCGAGCCGGTGACGGCCTCCTCCTTCGTGGACGCCTGGAACTGGGGCGCCAACGCCAAGAACGCCCAGTTGAACTCCTCCTGGTTCGAGTTCATCAAGGGCTACGAGGACGTGCACCCGAAGGAGGGCGACCCGGAGACCGACAAGATGTCGGGCCTGAAGGTCGTCAACGACAACGAGTTCACCATCGAGCTGTCGAAGCCGGTCTCCACCTTCAAGGAGCGGCTGTTCTACGACGCCTTCTTCCCGCTGCCCAAGGCGTTCTTCAAGGACACCAAGGCGTTCGGTGAGCACCCGATCGGCAACGGTCCGTACCAGCAGGACGGGAACTGGGAGCACAAGGTCCAGTTCAAGACGAAGAAGTTCGCCGGTTACCAGGGCGTGGACAAGCCCAAGAACGGCGGCGTGATCTTCAAGTTCTACAACACGGACGACAGCGCCTACAACGACCTGGTCTCCGACAAGGTCGACATCATGTACAAGGTCCCGAACTCGGCGACCAGCAAGTTCAAGAGCGACCTCGGCGAGCGCGCGGTCAACGAGCCGTACGGCGGCCAGACCACCATCGCCTTCCCCATGTACGACAAGGAGTGGGGCAAGCCCGAGAAGGCCAAGGTCCGCCAGGGCCTGTCCATGGCCATCGACCGCGACACCATCGTCAAGACCGTCCTGAAGGACGCCTACGACGCGGCCGACGGCTGGGTGCCCACCGTCGTCGAGGGTTACAAGAAGGACGCCTGCGGCGAGTTCTGCAAGTTCAACCCGACCAAGGCCAAGCAGCTCATCAAGGAAGGCGGTGGCGTCCCCGGCAACAAGATGACCATCACCTTCAACAACGACGGCGGCCACCGGGACTGGGCCGAGGCGGTCTGCAACGACATCAAGCAGAACACCGGTGTGAACTGCGCCGCCCAGCCGCGCCCGACCTTCCAGCAGGTCCGTAACGAGATCACCGGCAAGAAGATGGACAGCGCCTTCCGTATGGCGTGGGTCCAGGACTTCCCGAACATCTCCAACTTCATCTCCGAGCAGTACCGCACCGGTGCCGGCGCCAACGACATGGGCTTCTCGGACCCGGAGCTCGACAAGCTGATGGACCAGGCCAACAGTGCCAAGACCATCGAGGAGTCGAACAAGCTCTACGGCGAGGCCGAGAAGAAGCTGACGGAGAAGATGCCCTCCATCCCGCTGTTCTTCGACCACACCCTCGGCGGTTACTCGAACAACGTGCAGAACGTGAAGTTCGACACCTACCGCCAGGCGATCTGGACCGACGTCGAGGTCAAGAAGAAGTAA
- a CDS encoding ABC transporter permease, producing the protein MPEKTTVNPGSVAGPGTTGDTVDLAAPGVGAAAADAAGGPANKPRSLGQDAWRELRVRPMFWIAGVLLVLLIVMAIVPSLFTGADPDHADLRNHYLGEPQWSHLFQVDWFGYNKQGQSVWARTVYGARASIIVGVCVTFAVTVFGGLLGMLAGYFGGWADALLSRITDVFFGIPLLLGALVLLQAFTSRTVWTVTLGLAVFGWMQLARVMRGAVITQKQSDFVTAARALGAGNTRILFKHILPNAIGPVIVVATIALAGYISAEATLSYLGIGLQPPAISWGVDISAAKDVLRDAPHVLLIPSAFLSITVLAFILLGDAVRDALDPKLR; encoded by the coding sequence ATGCCTGAGAAGACAACTGTGAACCCCGGCAGCGTCGCGGGCCCGGGCACCACCGGCGACACCGTGGACCTCGCGGCGCCCGGTGTCGGCGCCGCCGCGGCCGACGCGGCCGGCGGCCCCGCCAACAAGCCCCGCAGCCTCGGCCAGGACGCATGGCGCGAGCTGCGCGTACGGCCGATGTTCTGGATCGCCGGTGTGCTGCTCGTCCTGCTGATCGTCATGGCGATCGTGCCGTCGCTCTTCACGGGCGCCGACCCCGACCACGCCGACCTGCGCAACCACTACCTGGGCGAACCCCAGTGGTCGCACCTGTTCCAGGTCGACTGGTTCGGCTACAACAAGCAGGGCCAGAGCGTGTGGGCCCGTACGGTGTACGGCGCCCGCGCCTCGATCATCGTCGGTGTCTGTGTGACCTTCGCGGTCACCGTCTTCGGCGGCCTGCTGGGCATGCTCGCGGGCTACTTCGGCGGCTGGGCCGACGCCCTCCTGTCGCGGATCACCGACGTGTTCTTCGGTATCCCGCTGCTGCTCGGCGCGCTCGTCCTGCTGCAGGCGTTCACCAGCCGTACGGTGTGGACCGTGACCCTGGGTCTGGCCGTCTTCGGCTGGATGCAGCTCGCCCGCGTCATGCGCGGCGCGGTCATCACCCAGAAGCAGTCGGACTTCGTGACGGCCGCCAGGGCGCTCGGCGCGGGCAACACCCGCATCCTGTTCAAGCACATCCTGCCGAACGCCATCGGACCGGTCATCGTCGTCGCCACCATCGCGCTGGCCGGCTACATCTCCGCCGAGGCCACCCTGTCCTACCTGGGCATCGGCCTCCAGCCGCCGGCCATCTCCTGGGGCGTGGACATCTCCGCGGCCAAGGACGTGCTGCGCGACGCCCCGCACGTCCTGCTCATCCCGTCGGCGTTCCTGAGCATCACCGTGCTGGCGTTCATCCTCCTCGGCGACGCGGTGCGCGACGCCCTCGACCCCAAGCTGCGCTGA